The following coding sequences are from one Nicotiana tabacum cultivar K326 chromosome 1, ASM71507v2, whole genome shotgun sequence window:
- the LOC107813952 gene encoding myosin-binding protein 2 isoform X2, whose product MGANKFATMLYRNTNKITLILIYAVLEWTLIVLLLLNSLLSYLIIKFAEYFGLKPPCLWCSRVDHLFDHGKNRNIHRDLLCEAHATEVSKLGFCSKHQRLAESQDTCEDCSSARPGFLGVSDNFAFFPWMKDIKMIENGKEMTLENGGEVALNCSCCGVSLETKFSTPYMLIKPSWDDLEYTHKGNLIIEANDLFEKGDDLDQNRSDYAARDEDKIEKNGDNQFLSSDVKKLEGENVHLILEGVTEYIEEKYNEKMLKDEGVQACEIEDLALEIPPQHLEFFIDCSGHMLVPVELIHSANEEEDQSRSQEKDENQDVKEDIKAVLENTSIEVEAAVCLGGNERELEFAVVESMENDLVFYAKECQEIYEQLAKTENAQKTSRYRQVQILAAKEREEEKEENSDVSPEVSEMPNNETDGEVSIGTEIPDLDQADEALTSYIHEKPSRNSAHFHQVQVHGHKEYQETEVELRTLSVDLSGHRMNNPSSICSSLNETEENKVPDTPTSTDSFHQKYLLVEKKDSDSLDGSVVSELESGDTISTVEHLKSALKSERKAVHSLYTELEEERSASAVAASQTMAMINRLQEEKAAMQMEALQYQRMMEEQSEYDQEALQLMNELMVKREREKQELEKELEAYRKKLLEYEAKEKMRMLKRSKDSSTFSSEDSDGLSIDLNPEAKEDDSFFCHQQGMNHNTPVGAVINLEESLADFEEERMAILEQLKVLEERLVSLDGEDAKHFEDVRLMEDSYQDNRNHIEEDSHANGYLKEINGKHHHIHERRIVNAKGKRLLPLFDSMSDENGDATLNGVHDFDLENKKLAVEEELDHLHERLQALEADREFLKSCVSSLKKGDKGMDLLQEILQHLRDLRNVELRARSLSDGTIL is encoded by the exons ATGGGAGCTAACAAGTTTGCAACCATGTTATACAGAAACACCAACAAGATCACTCTTATTCTGATTTATGCAGTCTTGGAATGGACTTTGATAGTACTACTTCTTCTCAACTCTCTTTTATCCTATCTGATCATCAAGTTTGCAGAGTATTTTGGTCTAAAACCACCATGTTTATGGTGTTCTCGAGTTGATCATCTGTTTGATCATGGAAAAAACAGGAACATACATAGAGATCTTCTTTGTGAGGCTCATGCCACGGAGGTTTCCAAATTGGGATTCTGCTCAAAGCATCAAAGGCTAGCTGAATCACAAGATACGTGCGAGGATTGCTCGTCCGCTCGCCCTGGTTTTCTTGGGGTTTCTGATAATTTCGCTTTTTTTCCATGGATGAAAGACATTAAAATGATAGAAAATGGCAAGGAAATGACACTGGAAAATGGTGGTGAGGTGGCTTTGAATTGTTCTTGCTGCGGAGTGAGCTTGGAGACCAAGTTTTCAACTCCTTATATGTTGATCAAACCTTCTTGGGATGATTTGGAATATACACACAAAGGGAATTTGATCATTGAGGCTAATGATCTTTTCGAAAAAGGTGATGACTTGGATCAAAATAGATCAGATTATGCTGCGAGAGATGAAGATAAAATCGAGAAAAATGGTGACAATCAGTTCCTTTCTTCTGATGTTAAAAAGTTGGAAGGTGAAAATGTACATTTAATTCTTGAAGGAGTGACTGAATACATTGAGGAGAAATACAACGAAAAGATGTTGAAAGATGAAGGTGTTCAAGCTTGTGAGATTGAGGATCTAGCTCTTGAAATTCCCCCTCAGCATCTGGAATTCTTCATTGATTGCAGTGGTCATATGTTGGTCCCCGTCGAATTAATCCATTCAgcaaatgaagaagaagatcagaGTAGAAGTCAAGAGAAGGATGAAAATCAAGATGTCAAGGAAGACATTAAAGCAGTTCTGGAGAATACAAGTATAGAAGTGGAGGCTGCAGTTTGTTTGGGAGGGAATGAGAGGGAGCTTGAATTTGCAGTTGTTGAATCTATGGAGAATGATTTAGTTTTCTATGCCAAAGAATGCCAGGAGATTTATGAACAACTTGCCAAGACTGAAAATGCTCAAAAAACATCTAGATATCGCCAAGTTCAAATTCTTGCAGCTAAGGAAAgggaagaagagaaagaggaaaATTCAGATGTTTCACCAG AAGTTTCTGAAATGCCAAACAATGAAACTGATGGAGAAGTGTCAATTGGGACTGAAATTCCTGATTTGGATCAAGCAGATGAAGCACTTACTTCATATATACATGAAAAACCTTCCAGAAATTCTGCTCATTTCCATCAAGTACAAGTTCATG GTCATAAAGAATATCAAGAAACAGAAGTAGAATTGAGAACATTATCAGTTGATTTGAGCGGACATAGGATGAACAACCCGTCCTCAATCTGTTCCAGCTTAAATGAGACCGAAGAAAATAAAGTTCCCGATACACCAACTTCTACTGATAGCTTCCATCAGAAATATCTACTTGTTGAGAAGAAAGATTCAGATTCTCTGGATGGAAGTGTGGTTAGCGAGTTAGAGAGTGGAGATACAATTTCAACAGTCGAACATCTGAAATCAGCATTAAAATCTGAGAGGAAGGCTGTACATTCTCTGTACACAGAATTGGAAGAAGAGAGAAGTGCTTCTGCTGTGGCTGCAAGTCAGACAATGGCTATGATCAATAGGCTTCAAGAAGAGAAAGCAGCAATGCAGATGGAAGCTTTGCAATACCAAAGAATGATGGAAGAACAATCGGAGTACGATCAAGAAGCCTTGCAGCTAATGAATGAGCTTATGGTGAAGAGGGAGAGGGAAAAGCAAGAGTTAGAGAAAGAATTGGAAGCATATAGGAAAAAATTATTGGAATATGAGGCAAAGGAGAAGATGAGGATGTTGAAGAGAAGCAAGGACAGTAGCACATTCTCCTCTGAGGATAGTGATGGACTCTCTATTGATTTGAATCCAGAAGCAAAGGAAGATGATAGCTTTTTTTGTCACCAACAAGGCATGAATCATAACACTCCTGTTGGTGCAGTTATAAATTTGGAGGAATCATTGGCTGATTTCGAGGAAGAGAGAATGGCGATTCTTGAGCAGCTAAAGGTTTTGGAGGAAAGACTTGTCAGCTTGGATGGTGAAGATGCAAAACATTTTGAGGATGTTAGGCTGATGGAAGATTCATATCAAGATAATAGAAACCATATAGAGGAAGATTCTCATGCCAATGGTTACTTGAAGGAAATTAATGGGAAACATCATCATATTCATGAGAGAAGAATTGTGAATGCCAAGGGAAAGAGACTTCTTCCTCTATTTGACTCAATGAGTGATGAAAATGGAGATGCTACACTAAATGGGGTTCATGACTTTGATTTAGAGAACAAGAAGCTAGCTGTGGAAGAAGAGTTGGATCATCTCCATGAAAGGCTACAAGCCCTTGAGGCAGATAGGGAGTTCCTAAAGAGCTGTGTAAGCTCGTTGAAGAAAGGCGATAAAGGCATGGATCTTCTTCAGGAAATCCTACAACATCTTCGTGATCTAAGGAACGTTGAGCTTCGTGCAAGAAGCTTGAGTGATGGTACCATACTATAG
- the LOC107813952 gene encoding myosin-binding protein 2 isoform X1 has protein sequence MGANKFATMLYRNTNKITLILIYAVLEWTLIVLLLLNSLLSYLIIKFAEYFGLKPPCLWCSRVDHLFDHGKNRNIHRDLLCEAHATEVSKLGFCSKHQRLAESQDTCEDCSSARPGFLGVSDNFAFFPWMKDIKMIENGKEMTLENGGEVALNCSCCGVSLETKFSTPYMLIKPSWDDLEYTHKGNLIIEANDLFEKGDDLDQNRSDYAARDEDKIEKNGDNQFLSSDVKKLEGENVHLILEGVTEYIEEKYNEKMLKDEGVQACEIEDLALEIPPQHLEFFIDCSGHMLVPVELIHSANEEEDQSRSQEKDENQDVKEDIKAVLENTSIEVEAAVCLGGNERELEFAVVESMENDLVFYAKECQEIYEQLAKTENAQKTSRYRQVQILAAKEREEEKEENSDVSPEEVSEMPNNETDGEVSIGTEIPDLDQADEALTSYIHEKPSRNSAHFHQVQVHGHKEYQETEVELRTLSVDLSGHRMNNPSSICSSLNETEENKVPDTPTSTDSFHQKYLLVEKKDSDSLDGSVVSELESGDTISTVEHLKSALKSERKAVHSLYTELEEERSASAVAASQTMAMINRLQEEKAAMQMEALQYQRMMEEQSEYDQEALQLMNELMVKREREKQELEKELEAYRKKLLEYEAKEKMRMLKRSKDSSTFSSEDSDGLSIDLNPEAKEDDSFFCHQQGMNHNTPVGAVINLEESLADFEEERMAILEQLKVLEERLVSLDGEDAKHFEDVRLMEDSYQDNRNHIEEDSHANGYLKEINGKHHHIHERRIVNAKGKRLLPLFDSMSDENGDATLNGVHDFDLENKKLAVEEELDHLHERLQALEADREFLKSCVSSLKKGDKGMDLLQEILQHLRDLRNVELRARSLSDGTIL, from the exons ATGGGAGCTAACAAGTTTGCAACCATGTTATACAGAAACACCAACAAGATCACTCTTATTCTGATTTATGCAGTCTTGGAATGGACTTTGATAGTACTACTTCTTCTCAACTCTCTTTTATCCTATCTGATCATCAAGTTTGCAGAGTATTTTGGTCTAAAACCACCATGTTTATGGTGTTCTCGAGTTGATCATCTGTTTGATCATGGAAAAAACAGGAACATACATAGAGATCTTCTTTGTGAGGCTCATGCCACGGAGGTTTCCAAATTGGGATTCTGCTCAAAGCATCAAAGGCTAGCTGAATCACAAGATACGTGCGAGGATTGCTCGTCCGCTCGCCCTGGTTTTCTTGGGGTTTCTGATAATTTCGCTTTTTTTCCATGGATGAAAGACATTAAAATGATAGAAAATGGCAAGGAAATGACACTGGAAAATGGTGGTGAGGTGGCTTTGAATTGTTCTTGCTGCGGAGTGAGCTTGGAGACCAAGTTTTCAACTCCTTATATGTTGATCAAACCTTCTTGGGATGATTTGGAATATACACACAAAGGGAATTTGATCATTGAGGCTAATGATCTTTTCGAAAAAGGTGATGACTTGGATCAAAATAGATCAGATTATGCTGCGAGAGATGAAGATAAAATCGAGAAAAATGGTGACAATCAGTTCCTTTCTTCTGATGTTAAAAAGTTGGAAGGTGAAAATGTACATTTAATTCTTGAAGGAGTGACTGAATACATTGAGGAGAAATACAACGAAAAGATGTTGAAAGATGAAGGTGTTCAAGCTTGTGAGATTGAGGATCTAGCTCTTGAAATTCCCCCTCAGCATCTGGAATTCTTCATTGATTGCAGTGGTCATATGTTGGTCCCCGTCGAATTAATCCATTCAgcaaatgaagaagaagatcagaGTAGAAGTCAAGAGAAGGATGAAAATCAAGATGTCAAGGAAGACATTAAAGCAGTTCTGGAGAATACAAGTATAGAAGTGGAGGCTGCAGTTTGTTTGGGAGGGAATGAGAGGGAGCTTGAATTTGCAGTTGTTGAATCTATGGAGAATGATTTAGTTTTCTATGCCAAAGAATGCCAGGAGATTTATGAACAACTTGCCAAGACTGAAAATGCTCAAAAAACATCTAGATATCGCCAAGTTCAAATTCTTGCAGCTAAGGAAAgggaagaagagaaagaggaaaATTCAGATGTTTCACCAG AAGAAGTTTCTGAAATGCCAAACAATGAAACTGATGGAGAAGTGTCAATTGGGACTGAAATTCCTGATTTGGATCAAGCAGATGAAGCACTTACTTCATATATACATGAAAAACCTTCCAGAAATTCTGCTCATTTCCATCAAGTACAAGTTCATG GTCATAAAGAATATCAAGAAACAGAAGTAGAATTGAGAACATTATCAGTTGATTTGAGCGGACATAGGATGAACAACCCGTCCTCAATCTGTTCCAGCTTAAATGAGACCGAAGAAAATAAAGTTCCCGATACACCAACTTCTACTGATAGCTTCCATCAGAAATATCTACTTGTTGAGAAGAAAGATTCAGATTCTCTGGATGGAAGTGTGGTTAGCGAGTTAGAGAGTGGAGATACAATTTCAACAGTCGAACATCTGAAATCAGCATTAAAATCTGAGAGGAAGGCTGTACATTCTCTGTACACAGAATTGGAAGAAGAGAGAAGTGCTTCTGCTGTGGCTGCAAGTCAGACAATGGCTATGATCAATAGGCTTCAAGAAGAGAAAGCAGCAATGCAGATGGAAGCTTTGCAATACCAAAGAATGATGGAAGAACAATCGGAGTACGATCAAGAAGCCTTGCAGCTAATGAATGAGCTTATGGTGAAGAGGGAGAGGGAAAAGCAAGAGTTAGAGAAAGAATTGGAAGCATATAGGAAAAAATTATTGGAATATGAGGCAAAGGAGAAGATGAGGATGTTGAAGAGAAGCAAGGACAGTAGCACATTCTCCTCTGAGGATAGTGATGGACTCTCTATTGATTTGAATCCAGAAGCAAAGGAAGATGATAGCTTTTTTTGTCACCAACAAGGCATGAATCATAACACTCCTGTTGGTGCAGTTATAAATTTGGAGGAATCATTGGCTGATTTCGAGGAAGAGAGAATGGCGATTCTTGAGCAGCTAAAGGTTTTGGAGGAAAGACTTGTCAGCTTGGATGGTGAAGATGCAAAACATTTTGAGGATGTTAGGCTGATGGAAGATTCATATCAAGATAATAGAAACCATATAGAGGAAGATTCTCATGCCAATGGTTACTTGAAGGAAATTAATGGGAAACATCATCATATTCATGAGAGAAGAATTGTGAATGCCAAGGGAAAGAGACTTCTTCCTCTATTTGACTCAATGAGTGATGAAAATGGAGATGCTACACTAAATGGGGTTCATGACTTTGATTTAGAGAACAAGAAGCTAGCTGTGGAAGAAGAGTTGGATCATCTCCATGAAAGGCTACAAGCCCTTGAGGCAGATAGGGAGTTCCTAAAGAGCTGTGTAAGCTCGTTGAAGAAAGGCGATAAAGGCATGGATCTTCTTCAGGAAATCCTACAACATCTTCGTGATCTAAGGAACGTTGAGCTTCGTGCAAGAAGCTTGAGTGATGGTACCATACTATAG